The following coding sequences are from one Ancylobacter sp. TS-1 window:
- a CDS encoding Gfo/Idh/MocA family protein has protein sequence MSAPLRLGMVGGGSGAFIGAVHRIAARLDGEFVLVAGALSSTPEKSRASAEALGLARSYDDFAAMAKAEARRKDGIEAVAIVTPNHMHAAPAIEFLKRGIHVICDKPLTATMAQAKQLAKAAEKANALFVLTHNYTGYPMVRQARAMVAAGALGRIRLVQVEYVQDWLTEAAEKHGSKQAEWRTDPERSGAGGATGDIGTHAYNLACFVSGLTPEALAADLSVFVPGRALDDNAHVLLRFTGGAKGMLWASQVAPGNENGLRLRVYGDKGGLEWAQEDPNYLWHAPFGEPRRRITRNGAGAGPEAGRVSRIPPGHPEGYLEGFANIYAEAARAIRARQAGEPMPEGVVFPTLADGLAGMRFVEACVQSSRRNAGWVTL, from the coding sequence ATGAGCGCGCCCCTCAGGCTCGGCATGGTCGGCGGCGGCTCGGGCGCCTTCATCGGCGCCGTGCACCGCATCGCCGCCCGGCTCGACGGGGAGTTCGTGCTGGTCGCCGGCGCGCTGTCCTCCACCCCGGAAAAGTCCCGCGCCTCGGCCGAGGCGCTGGGGCTGGCGCGCTCCTATGACGACTTCGCGGCGATGGCGAAGGCCGAGGCGCGGCGCAAGGACGGCATCGAGGCGGTCGCCATCGTCACGCCCAACCACATGCACGCCGCCCCCGCGATCGAGTTCCTCAAGCGCGGCATCCATGTGATCTGCGACAAGCCGCTGACCGCCACCATGGCGCAGGCCAAGCAGCTCGCCAAAGCGGCGGAAAAGGCCAACGCGCTGTTCGTGCTCACCCACAACTACACCGGCTATCCCATGGTGCGCCAAGCCCGCGCCATGGTGGCGGCCGGCGCGCTCGGCCGCATAAGGCTGGTGCAGGTCGAGTACGTACAGGACTGGCTGACCGAGGCCGCCGAGAAGCACGGCTCCAAGCAGGCCGAGTGGCGCACCGACCCGGAGCGCTCCGGCGCCGGCGGGGCGACGGGCGACATCGGCACCCATGCCTACAACCTCGCCTGCTTCGTCTCCGGGCTCACGCCCGAGGCCCTCGCCGCGGACCTGTCCGTCTTCGTGCCGGGCCGCGCGCTCGACGACAACGCCCATGTGCTGCTGCGCTTTACGGGCGGGGCGAAGGGCATGCTGTGGGCGAGCCAGGTGGCGCCCGGCAACGAGAACGGCCTGCGCCTGCGCGTCTATGGCGACAAGGGCGGGCTGGAATGGGCGCAGGAAGACCCGAACTATCTCTGGCACGCTCCCTTCGGCGAGCCCAGGCGCCGCATCACCCGCAACGGCGCCGGGGCGGGGCCGGAGGCGGGGCGGGTCTCGCGCATTCCGCCCGGCCACCCCGAGGGCTATCTCGAAGGCTTCGCCAACATCTATGCCGAGGCCGCCCGCGCCATCCGCGCCCGTCAGGCGGGCGAGCCGATGCCGGAAGGCGTCGTCTTCCCGACGCTGGCGGACGGGCTGGCGGGCATGCGCTTCGTGGAGGCCTGCGTGCAGTCTTCCCGCCGCAATGCCGGCTGGGTGACGCTATGA